TGAAGATCGCGTACTCCGATGTGGTGATCTCGGCGGACCGGGCCGAGATCAAGGGGAGGAACACCGCCACCATAACCGGCAACGTCAAGCTCGTGCAGCAGGACATCACTCTCGAAGGCAAAGTGCTCACCGCGTACATCAGCGAGAAACGCGTGGTCGTCGAGGACGGCGTTACTCTGACCAAGAAAGAGGCGGCTCCCGGCGGCAAGGAGGACGTCGTGGTGACGTGCGGGCGGATGGAGCTTGACACGAACACGCGGGGATTTGTGGCCTCCGGAAACGTGGAGATGAAGCGGGGCGACACTCTCGCCCGGGGCGAGCGGGCGACCTACACCGAGAAAGACAAGCTCGCCATACTCGAGGGCAACGTGTTTGCAAAGGGTAAGAACGGAGAGACCGTGAACTGCGCAAGGCTGCTCTTCCGCACCGACCGGGACTACATAGAGGCACTGGACAAGGTCACTTTGGAATTCGAGGTTGAGGAAAAACAGAATCCCTGACAAGCCGCGCCGCCGGCAGCGCCACCTTTTCTGGCAAGGTCGCCCATAGCAGGCAGAACTTCGGCCCGTCCGCGTTCTAGCTGCTGTGTTATAATCGGGTAAGGCCGCTCGGGCTTCGTTCGGACCCGGGGGCCGGGCGGTCACGTGAGAGGCGAACGTGGGAGGCGGGCCCATGCTTGCGATGATAAGGGAGGGCTTCGGGAGGGATATCCTCGTCGCCCTTGTCGTCACGGTGCTCCTTGGCACCGCCTTATCCAGTGGCGTTGCCCGTGCCGTCGATACATACCTTGGTAGACAGGTCACCGGCGTTCTGGGAGACCTCGGCGAATACGATCTCATCCTGCATGTCAGGCAAGACGCCCACGACGCTGCAAGCGCCGAGATATCAAAGGTGCTCTCTTCGTCGTACAAGGGCGCCCGCGTCAAAGAAGGCCCCACAGTGATCGGTCGCGCCAACTTCTTCATTTCCCTTCCTGACAAGCTGCGTACCCGCGCGGGAATCGAGGGGCTCGCCCGCGCGCTCGGTGACGTGCCGGGAGCGAGCGGCGTGACCTTCATCATCGAGCCGCGGCTCAGCGTGTCCGGCATAGAGCCGGGGGCCTTTTCGTTTCTCATCGGCCAGGTGGAAAAGGTGCCGGGTGTGAGGTTCTGCTTTCGAGACGGGGGCAGCATAGCAGTGGTGCTCAACTCCGTGGCTGACGTCAGGCGAGTCTCCGACGCAGTTCAGCGCCTCCTGGATCGCTACCAAATCGTAGAAGTGAGGTTGCCCATCGGTCAGGAGGTTGAAGATTCCGCGGCCGCAGGACAAGCCTTCGCCCAAGACCTCAAAGCTCAGGCCGGGGCCGGTGCGACGCTTGCGCGTGACATCACGCGTCGCAGCGGGGGATCGGACCTTCAGGATCTCACGGCCACCCTGACAGAAATGAAGAGATTCCTCGAGTACTACGCGGCGAGGGTCACTATGACGCTCGCTTCCAAGGCGCCTCTCCACCCGGGTGACCTCGTTTTCCTCGAGGCGCCGCCCGCAGGGGCGCCCGGCGAGAGCGCTGCCTCCTCGTCTGCCGCAGGCGCGGACAAAGGCTCAGGCGAGCATGTGGGCGTGGTCGTCCAGGTCAAGGAGATCTCGGGCGGCACATCGGGCAGCACGGCGACGGGGATCGTGGTGGAGGGGGACACGAACACGCTGGGCTTCAAGCCGGTCCAGGAGCTGCCGGCACACGCGTCCGCGGCTGGCCCCACCACCATCGTGGATCGAGGGGACGCGTACCGCACACCGGCTCTTGCCGCGTACGTCGCGGACGCGACGGGACAGCCCCAGGCGCGCATCGGCACGGCTTACGTGACGAGCGAGAGCAAGAGGCTGGCATACATGGTGGACGAGAGCGTCCGGCTCCTTCACGAGCTGGAAACGTTCCGCGAGGATGCCTACCAGGCCTCGCTTTCAGCCCTCGACATACTAGGCATGTACGATAACACCGTCGGGCGACTCGTGAGTGTGCAGAGAGCCCTGGAAAAGGCCGAGGACGCCCTTGGCGCGTCCGGCGGTGGCACGCTGGGGTGGCAAGAGGCAGCCGCGGTCGAGAAAGCTATCAGCGACGCCATCGGCGCCGTGGACTCTCTAGAGTCGGCTCTGGGCAAGATTGGCTCGTTCGAGTCTCGGGCGAAGCAGGTTGTGTCCATGCTCTCGTCCGCGGGCGAGCTTCTCACGGAGGGCACCGGAACGGGCGATGGCGAGCTGCCGCCAACCGTGCGCGACAGGGTGGCCACGCTTCAGGCAGCTCTCGACCTCGCGGGCGTGAAGGCCGTCGAGAGGGCCAAGGTCATTGATGATCTCGTGCGCCGGGCGAACCCTGCCGCGCAGGAGCTTGCGAAGTGGAAGACCGCGCTTGCGGGCATCGCGGGCCGGGTGTCGGGCATACGAGCTCTCCTCGCGACCGGGCATGCCGGAACGGTCGTTTCCGACATGCTCGACGCCACGAACGCCGTCCTCGCGCAGCTCCAAGACATGGATGTAACAGGAATGCAGGAACAGATCCGTGAGGTCTCAAAGGACCTCGGGGCGGTGCGATCCATAGACACTGATGCCATAATCCGGGAGCTGGAATACATAAAGGAATCCTTGCCAAATCTAAAGGATGACGAGGTAGGACGGTCCATTCGCTTGATCGACCAGTACATAAGCGGCGAGGTCATACCCGGCGATAGCCTCCAGCTCTTGGTCGATCGCGGCGTGAGCCTGGAGGCGGCCCGGAATGCGGCGATCAAGAGATTCGGGCCCGGTGTGCGCGTGTACGTGAGTCCCGTCGGCGTGATCGAGCCCGGGGTGAGGAGTGAGGTGTACAGGGTCCTCCGAGAGGCGAGGTCCACTGTGGCGGCCCTTGTATCGATACTGTTCGTCCTTCTAGTCCTCATCCTGGATCACGCGGGCGTCGTGAGTGCCATCAGGGAGTTGCGGCGGGAGAGGGCGCAGCGTCCGAGCCGCCGGACGGCGGGGCGCGCCCGGGAAGCCTTGGCCCGCTTGTTTGATGCGGGCGCGGCCTACGCGACGCTCACGGGCGCGGCCATCCTCGTGCCGGTGTTCGTGGCGTCGGGTGCGCAGGTGCCGTATTTGAAGCTGTGGCATGTGGCGCTCATAGGCGGGGCGCTTGGGTACCTCGTATCCATTGAGAGCGGAAAGATCAGCCCCGCTCCCAGCGATGAGATCACCGCGG
Above is a window of Bacillota bacterium DNA encoding:
- a CDS encoding ABC transporter permease — protein: MLAMIREGFGRDILVALVVTVLLGTALSSGVARAVDTYLGRQVTGVLGDLGEYDLILHVRQDAHDAASAEISKVLSSSYKGARVKEGPTVIGRANFFISLPDKLRTRAGIEGLARALGDVPGASGVTFIIEPRLSVSGIEPGAFSFLIGQVEKVPGVRFCFRDGGSIAVVLNSVADVRRVSDAVQRLLDRYQIVEVRLPIGQEVEDSAAAGQAFAQDLKAQAGAGATLARDITRRSGGSDLQDLTATLTEMKRFLEYYAARVTMTLASKAPLHPGDLVFLEAPPAGAPGESAASSSAAGADKGSGEHVGVVVQVKEISGGTSGSTATGIVVEGDTNTLGFKPVQELPAHASAAGPTTIVDRGDAYRTPALAAYVADATGQPQARIGTAYVTSESKRLAYMVDESVRLLHELETFREDAYQASLSALDILGMYDNTVGRLVSVQRALEKAEDALGASGGGTLGWQEAAAVEKAISDAIGAVDSLESALGKIGSFESRAKQVVSMLSSAGELLTEGTGTGDGELPPTVRDRVATLQAALDLAGVKAVERAKVIDDLVRRANPAAQELAKWKTALAGIAGRVSGIRALLATGHAGTVVSDMLDATNAVLAQLQDMDVTGMQEQIREVSKDLGAVRSIDTDAIIRELEYIKESLPNLKDDEVGRSIRLIDQYISGEVIPGDSLQLLVDRGVSLEAARNAAIKRFGPGVRVYVSPVGVIEPGVRSEVYRVLREARSTVAALVSILFVLLVLILDHAGVVSAIRELRRERAQRPSRRTAGRAREALARLFDAGAAYATLTGAAILVPVFVASGAQVPYLKLWHVALIGGALGYLVSIESGKISPAPSDEITAGIAMGLTYTQVMREIVVPSSRPGILTLLNRRKVMLKGMRR